From one Lolium rigidum isolate FL_2022 chromosome 4, APGP_CSIRO_Lrig_0.1, whole genome shotgun sequence genomic stretch:
- the LOC124708939 gene encoding serine/threonine-protein kinase BSK2 → MGCFQSKPAGKPLPPDADAALPADDPADPEAANGVDGAGADGDEKEGAKRAVPVFREFGLAELRAATKGFSADLIVSESGEKAPNVVYRGRLDGGRLIAVKRFSRLSWPDPQQFLAEAAGVGKVRHKRLVNLIGCCAEGDERLLVAEYMPNDTLSKHLFHWDKQPLPWEMRLRVAHYIAQALDHCNAENRKIYHDLNAYRVLFDEEGDPRLSSFGLMKNSRDGKSYSTNLAYTPPEFLRTGRVIAESVIYSYGTVLLDLLSGKHIPPSHALDLIRGKNILLLMDSSLEGQYANEDASKLVDLSSKCLQFEARDRPNIKYLLSSVGPLQKQKEVASHVLMGITKATSVLPTILSPLGKACAGMDLTAVHDILLKTGYKDDEGAENELSFQEWTQQVQEMLNTKKFGDIAFRDKDFKTAIDYYSKLVGMMGVPSATVFARRSFSYLMNGQSELALRDAMQAQVCMPEWPTAFYLQALALSKLGMETDAQDMLNDGATFESKKQNSWRG, encoded by the exons ATGGGCTGCTTCCAGTCCAAGCCGGCGGGGAAGCCGCTGCCGCCCGACGCCGACGCCGCGCTCCCCGCCGACGACCCCGCAGATCCCG AGGCGGCCAACGGCGTGGACGGCGCGGGAGCGGACGGCGACGAGAAGGAGGGGGCGAAGCGGGCGGTGCCGGTCTTCAGGGAGTTCGGGCTCGCCGAGCTGCGCGCCGCCACCAAGGGCTTCAGCGCCGACCTCATCGTCTCCGAGAGCGGCGAGAAGGCGCCCAACGTCGTCTACCGCGGCCGCCTCGACGGGGGCCGACTCATCGCCGTCAAGCGCTTCTCGCGCCTCTCCTGGCCCGACCCGCAGCAGTTCCTG gcggaggcggcgggcgtcGGGAAGGTGCGCCACAAGCGCCTCGTCAACCTCATCGGCTGCTGCGCCGAGGGCGACGAGCGGCTGCTCGTCGCCGAGTACATGCCCAACGACACCTTGTCCAAGCACCTCTTCCACT GGGATAAGCAGCCATTGCCGTGGGAAATGCGGTTGAGGGTCGCACATTATATCGCGCAAGCGCTCGATCATTGCAACGCCGAGAACAGGAAAATCTACCACGATTTAAATGCTTACAGAGTACTTTTCGATGAG GAAGGCGATCCTCGCTTGTCAAGTTTTGGACTGATGAAGAACAGCAGAGACGGAAAAAGTTATAGCACCAACCTGGCTTACACCCCTCCGGAGTTTCTAAGAACCG GCAGAGTCATTGCTGAGAGTGTGATATATAGCTACGGAACAGTTTTGCTGGATCTTTTGAGCGGGAAACACATTCCTCCTAGTCAT GCACTTGATTTGATAAGAGGAAAGAATATACTGCTGCTGATGGATTCCTCCTTGGAAGGGCAATATGCTAATGAAGATGCTTCAAAATTGGTTGATCTTTCATCAAAATGCTTGCAGTTTGAAGCTAGGGACAGACCCAACATAAAGTATCTATTGTCTTCTGTTGGGCCTCTTCAGAAGCAAAAAGAG GTGGCATCACATGTATTAATGGGCATTACAAAAGCCACGTCAGTTTTACCAACTATTCTTTCTCCGCTCGGGAAGGCCTGCGCCGGTATGGACCTTACAGCAgtacatgatatattgctcaaAACAGGTTACAAAGATGACGAAGGTGCAGAGAATGAG TTATCCTTTCAAGAATGGACTCAGCAAGTTCAAGAGATGCTGAACACAAAGAAGTTTGGTGATATTGCATTTAGAGATAAGGATTTCAAGACTGCAATTGATTACTATTCGAAG CTAGTTGGCATGATGGGAGTGCCTTCAGCTACAGTTTTTGCCAGGCGAAGTTTTTCCTACCTGATGAACGGGCAGTCAGAGCTTGCTCTCCGGGATGCAATGCAGGCGCAGGTCTGCATGCCCGAATGGCCTACCGCCTTCTACCTCCAAGCCCTTGCTCTCTCAAAGCTTGGCATGGAAACCGACGCCCAGGACATGCTCAACGACGGTGCTACTTTCGAGTCCAAGAAGCAAAACAGCTGGCGTGGTTAG